The following are encoded together in the Marmota flaviventris isolate mMarFla1 chromosome 18, mMarFla1.hap1, whole genome shotgun sequence genome:
- the LOC114083579 gene encoding leukocyte immunoglobulin-like receptor subfamily B member 3 yields the protein MVQRSRVADQQKETVYSLTLSRPLPAVRTLQPGHTGSDEPRPALSSLDAGVFRAGGMRSTLPVLLCLGLSLQERPRGSSGTLPKPILWAEPGPVIPRGRSVTLWCQGSLDAQKYCLIMERTWRATCRRPLQGPGNRAMFPIPTMTAQDAGEYQCYYQSPAGSLQRSERLELVVTGFYSKPSLSALPSPVVTSGGKVTLQCGSWKEFDGFILAKEGEHNLTWTLDSQQKPSGQFQAEFSVDSVTPSHRWTFACYGYYRSKPQVWSIPSDPLNLLVSGQPPVTPSLSVQPGPTVSSGENVTLLCQSQIKMDTFLLCKEGAADPPLRLRAEYRAPWYQAEFSMRAVTSALGGTYRCYGSHSSSPYLLSRPSAPLDLVVPGGPEDQPLTPTDPGPQSGLGRSLKILVGVSVPLLLLLLLLLQGHQCRGQCRKAGLSTAVTSPEATQGHQVAASESSQVVTYALLKDLKLREGTATPPSSQEGKSPALRSDYATLAFH from the exons ATGGTGCAGAG GTCCAGGGTTGCTGACCAGCAGAAGGAAACTGTCTACAG TCTCACCCTCAGCCGTCCCCTCCCTGCTGTCCGGACCCTGCAGCCAGGACACACAGGAAGTGATGAGCCAA GGCCTGCACTCTCCTCTCTGGACGCTGGAGTCTTCAGAGCAGGCGGCATGAGGTCCACCCTGCCTGTCCTCCTGTGCCTCG GGCTGAGTCTGCAAGAGCGTCCCCGGGGGTCTTCAG GGACCCTCCCTAAGCCCATTCTGTGGGCAGAACCAGGCCCTGTCATTCCCCGTGGAAGGTCAGTGACCCTCTGGTGTCAGGGATCACTGGACGCCCAAAAGTACTGTCTCATTATGGAAAGGACGTGGAGGGCCACATGCAGAAGACCCTTACAGGGTCCAGGGAACAGGGCCAtgttccccatccccaccatgaCTGCGCAGGATGCAGGAGAGTATCAATGCTACtatcagagccctgctggctcactaCAACGCAGTGAACGCCTAGAGCTGGTGGTGACAG GATTCTACAGCAAACCCAGCCtctcagccctgcccagccctgtggTGACCTCAGGAGGGAAGGTGACCCTCCAGTGTGGCTCATGGAAGGAGTTTGATGGCTTTATTTTGGCGAAGGAAGGAGAACACAACCTCACCTGGACCCTGGACTCACAGCAAAAACCCAGTGGGCAGTTCCAGGCCGAGTTTTCTGTGGACTCCGTGACACCCAGCCACAGGTGGACATTCGCATGTTATGGCTATTATAGGAGCAAACCCCAGGTGTGGTCAATTCCCAGTGACCCCCTAAACCTCCTGGTCTCAG gACAGCCCCCTGTCACACCCTCCCTCTCAGTGCAGCCTGGTCCCACAGTGTCCTCAGGGGAGAACGTGACCCTGCTGTGTCAGTCACAGATCAAGATGGACACTTTCCTCCTGTGCAAGGAGGGGGCAGCTGATCCCCCCCTGCGTCTGAGAGCAGAGTACCGAGCCCCATGGTACCAGGCAGAGTTCTccatgagagctgtgacctcagCCCTCGGGGGGACCTACAGGTGCTATGGCTCTCACAGCTCATCCCCCTACCTGCTGTCACGGCCCAGTGCCCCCCTGGACCTGGTGGT cccaggaGGCCCTGAGGACCAGCCCCTCACCCCCACGGACCCAGGACCCCAGAGTG GACTGGGAAGGAGTCTGAAGATTCTGGTGGGGGTCTCAGttcccctcctcctgctgctcctcctcctcctccagggacaCCAGTGTCGGGGACAATGCAGGAAGGCAG GGCTCAGCACTGCTGTCACCTCCCCAGAGGCCACCCAAGGCCACCAG GTGGCTGCATCTGAATCCTCCCAAGTTGTGACCTACGCCCTGCTGAAGGACCTCAAGCTCAGAGAGGGGACAGccactcctccttcctcccaagAAGGGAAATCTCCTGCTCTGCGCAGTGACTACGCCACCCTGGCCTTCCACTAG
- the LOC114081974 gene encoding leukocyte immunoglobulin-like receptor subfamily A member 6 isoform X4, whose product MRSTLPVLLCLGLSLQQSPRGSSGTLPKPTLWAEPGSVMHQGRAVTISCQGTQKAQKYCLIKERSLRPTCKPASLDPENKAKFPIPTMSERHVGKYQCYYLSPAGWSERSDPLELVVVTGFYSKPRLSALPSPVVTSGGKVTLQCGSGQGYDRFVLAKEGGHHLTWTLDSQRHPSGQFQAQFPVGLLTPSHRWTFTCYGYFRSKPQVWSGPSDPLELLVSGVSRKPSLLTQQGPVLAPGENLTLQCHSDVTYDRFTLSKEGAQDLPQRPAQQPQAGLSQADFLLGPVSSSHGGRYRCYGGHSLSSEWSAPSDPLDILVSGQLPGTPSLSVQPGPTVSSGGNVTLVCQSNWMDTFLLCKEGAADPPLRLRAEYRAPWYQAEFSMRAVTSALGGTYRCYGSHSSSPYLLSRPSAPLDLVVSGPSGGPSSPPSGPRSPAGGPEDQPLTPMDPGPQSGLGRSLKILVGVSVPLLLLLLLLLLRHQCRGQCRKAGLSTAVTSPEATQGHQSPADEDPWGVTYAEVSHSRQGQGGMSPLSPESGPFLVMKDTAEGEDSLQECQVAASESSQFVTYAQLKDLNLREGTATAPSSQGLERPAESSVYATLAIH is encoded by the exons ATGAGGTCCACCCTGCCTGTCCTCCTGTGCCTCG GGCTGAGTCTGCAACAGAGTCCCCGGGGGTCTTCAG GGACCCTCCCCAAGCCCACCCTCTGGGCTGAGCCAGGCTCTGTCATGCACCAGGGGAGGGCAGTTACCATCTCTTGTCAGGGGACACAGAAGGCCCAGAAGTACTGTCTCATTAAAGAAAGAAGCTTAAGGCCCACATGCAAACCTGCTTCGCTGGACCCAGAGAACAAGGCCAagttccccatccccaccatgaGTGAGCGCCATGTGGGGAAATACCAGTGCTACTATCTCAGCCCTGCTGGGTGGTCAGAGCGCAGTGACCCACTGGAGCTGGTGGTGGTGACAG GATTCTACAGCAAACCCAGGCtctcagccctgcccagccctgtggTGACCTCAGGAGGGAAGGTGACCCTCCAGTGTGGCTCAGGGCAGGGATATGACAGGTTTGTTCTAGCCAAGGAAGGAGGACACCACCTCACCTGGACCCTGGACTCACAGCGACACCCCAGTGGGCAGttccaggcccagttcccagtGGGCCTCCTGACTCCCAGCCACAGGTGGACATTCACATGTTACGGCTATTTCAGGAGCAAACCCCAGGTGTGGTCAGGACCCAGTGACCCACTAGAGCTGCTGGTCTCAG gggtgtccaggaagccctccctccTGACCCAGCAGGGCCCTGTCCTGGCCCCTGGAGAGAACCTGACCCTCCAGTGTCACTCAGACGTCACCTATGACAGATTCACTCTGTCCAAGGAGGGGGCACAGGACCTCCCCCAGCGCcctgcccagcagccccaggCTGGGCTCTCTCAGGCCGACTTCCTGCTGGGCCCTGTGAGCAGCTCCCACGGGGGTCGGTACAGGTGCTACGGTGGACACAGCCTCTCCTCTGAGTGGTCAGCCCCCAGTGACCCCCTGGACATCCTGGTCTCAG gACAGCTCCCTGGCACACCCTCCCTCTCAGTGCAGCCTGGTCCCACAGTGTCCTCAGGAGGGAATGTCACCCTGGTGTGCCAGTCAAACTGGATGGACACTTTCCTCCTGTGCAAGGAGGGGGCAGCTGATCCCCCCCTGCGTCTGAGAGCAGAGTACCGAGCCCCATGGTACCAGGCAGAATTCTccatgagagctgtgacctcagCCCTCGGGGGGACCTACAGGTGCTATGGCTCTCACAGCTCATCCCCCTACCTGCTGTCACGGCCCAGTGCCCCCCTGGACCTGGTGGTCTCAG GACCCTCTGGGGGACCCAGCTCACCACCCTCAGGACCCAGGTCACCAGCTG gaGGCCCTGAGGACCAGCCCCTCACCCCCATGGACCCAGGACCCCAGAGTG GACTGGGAAGGAGTCTGAAGATTCTGGTGGGGGTCTCAGttcccctcctcctgctgctcctcctcctcctcctgcgaCACCAGTGTCGGGGACAATGCAGGAAGGCAG GGCTCAGCACTGCTGTCACCTCCCCAGAGGCCACCCAAGGCCACCAG AGCCCTGCAGATGAAGACCCCTGGGGTGTCACCTATGCTGAGGTGTCACACTCTAGACAGGGGCAAGGAGGAATGTCACCTTTGTCACCTGAGTCAGGGCCATTCCTGGTCATGAAGGACACAGCAGAGGGAGAGGACAGCCTGCAGGAATGCCAG GTGGCTGCATCTGAATCCTCCCAATTTGTGACCTACGCCCAGCTGAAGGACCTCAACCTCAGAGAGGGGACAGCCACTGCTCCTTCCTCCCAGGGACTGGAGCGTCCAGCTGAGTCCAGTGTCTACGCCACCCTGGCCATCCACTAG
- the LOC114081974 gene encoding leukocyte immunoglobulin-like receptor subfamily A member 6 isoform X1, whose translation MRSTLPVLLCLGLSLQQSPRGSSGTLPKPTLWAEPGSVMHQGRAVTISCQGTQKAQKYCLIKERSLRPTCKPASLDPENKAKFPIPTMSERHVGKYQCYYLSPAGWSERSDPLELVVVTGFYSKPRLSALPSPVVTSGGKVTLQCGSGQGYDRFVLAKEGGHHLTWTLDSQRHPSGQFQAQFPVGLLTPSHRWTFTCYGYFRSKPQVWSGPSDPLELLVSGVSRKPSLLTQQGPVLAPGENLTLQCHSDVTYDRFTLSKEGAQDLPQRPAQQPQAGLSQADFLLGPVSSSHGGRYRCYGGHSLSSEWSAPSDPLDILVSVQPGPTVSSGGNVTLVCQSNWMDTFLLCKEGAADPPLRLRAEYRAPWYQAEFSMRAVTSALGGTYRCYGSHSSSPYLLSRPSAPLDLVVSGPSGGPSSPPSGPRSPAGGPEDQPLTPMDPGPQSGLGRSLKILVGVSVPLLLLLLLLLLRHQCRGQCRKAGLSTAVTSPEATQGHQSPADEDPWGVTYAEVSHSRQGQGGMSPLSPESGPFLVMKDTAEGEDSLQECQVAASESSQFVTYAQLKDLNLREGTATAPSSQGLERPAESSVYATLAIH comes from the exons ATGAGGTCCACCCTGCCTGTCCTCCTGTGCCTCG GGCTGAGTCTGCAACAGAGTCCCCGGGGGTCTTCAG GGACCCTCCCCAAGCCCACCCTCTGGGCTGAGCCAGGCTCTGTCATGCACCAGGGGAGGGCAGTTACCATCTCTTGTCAGGGGACACAGAAGGCCCAGAAGTACTGTCTCATTAAAGAAAGAAGCTTAAGGCCCACATGCAAACCTGCTTCGCTGGACCCAGAGAACAAGGCCAagttccccatccccaccatgaGTGAGCGCCATGTGGGGAAATACCAGTGCTACTATCTCAGCCCTGCTGGGTGGTCAGAGCGCAGTGACCCACTGGAGCTGGTGGTGGTGACAG GATTCTACAGCAAACCCAGGCtctcagccctgcccagccctgtggTGACCTCAGGAGGGAAGGTGACCCTCCAGTGTGGCTCAGGGCAGGGATATGACAGGTTTGTTCTAGCCAAGGAAGGAGGACACCACCTCACCTGGACCCTGGACTCACAGCGACACCCCAGTGGGCAGttccaggcccagttcccagtGGGCCTCCTGACTCCCAGCCACAGGTGGACATTCACATGTTACGGCTATTTCAGGAGCAAACCCCAGGTGTGGTCAGGACCCAGTGACCCACTAGAGCTGCTGGTCTCAG gggtgtccaggaagccctccctccTGACCCAGCAGGGCCCTGTCCTGGCCCCTGGAGAGAACCTGACCCTCCAGTGTCACTCAGACGTCACCTATGACAGATTCACTCTGTCCAAGGAGGGGGCACAGGACCTCCCCCAGCGCcctgcccagcagccccaggCTGGGCTCTCTCAGGCCGACTTCCTGCTGGGCCCTGTGAGCAGCTCCCACGGGGGTCGGTACAGGTGCTACGGTGGACACAGCCTCTCCTCTGAGTGGTCAGCCCCCAGTGACCCCCTGGACATCCTGGTCTCAG TGCAGCCTGGTCCCACAGTGTCCTCAGGAGGGAATGTCACCCTGGTGTGCCAGTCAAACTGGATGGACACTTTCCTCCTGTGCAAGGAGGGGGCAGCTGATCCCCCCCTGCGTCTGAGAGCAGAGTACCGAGCCCCATGGTACCAGGCAGAATTCTccatgagagctgtgacctcagCCCTCGGGGGGACCTACAGGTGCTATGGCTCTCACAGCTCATCCCCCTACCTGCTGTCACGGCCCAGTGCCCCCCTGGACCTGGTGGTCTCAG GACCCTCTGGGGGACCCAGCTCACCACCCTCAGGACCCAGGTCACCAGCTG gaGGCCCTGAGGACCAGCCCCTCACCCCCATGGACCCAGGACCCCAGAGTG GACTGGGAAGGAGTCTGAAGATTCTGGTGGGGGTCTCAGttcccctcctcctgctgctcctcctcctcctcctgcgaCACCAGTGTCGGGGACAATGCAGGAAGGCAG GGCTCAGCACTGCTGTCACCTCCCCAGAGGCCACCCAAGGCCACCAG AGCCCTGCAGATGAAGACCCCTGGGGTGTCACCTATGCTGAGGTGTCACACTCTAGACAGGGGCAAGGAGGAATGTCACCTTTGTCACCTGAGTCAGGGCCATTCCTGGTCATGAAGGACACAGCAGAGGGAGAGGACAGCCTGCAGGAATGCCAG GTGGCTGCATCTGAATCCTCCCAATTTGTGACCTACGCCCAGCTGAAGGACCTCAACCTCAGAGAGGGGACAGCCACTGCTCCTTCCTCCCAGGGACTGGAGCGTCCAGCTGAGTCCAGTGTCTACGCCACCCTGGCCATCCACTAG
- the LOC114081974 gene encoding leukocyte immunoglobulin-like receptor subfamily A member 6 isoform X3 — MRSTLPVLLCLGLSLQQSPRGSSGTLPKPTLWAEPGSVMHQGRAVTISCQGTQKAQKYCLIKERSLRPTCKPASLDPENKAKFPIPTMSERHVGKYQCYYLSPAGWSERSDPLELVVVTGFYSKPRLSALPSPVVTSGGKVTLQCGSGQGYDRFVLAKEGGHHLTWTLDSQRHPSGQFQAQFPVGLLTPSHRWTFTCYGYFRSKPQVWSGPSDPLELLVSGVSRKPSLLTQQGPVLAPGENLTLQCHSDVTYDRFTLSKEGAQDLPQRPAQQPQAGLSQADFLLGPVSSSHGGRYRCYGGHSLSSEWSAPSDPLDILVSGQLPGTPSLSVQPGPTVSSGGNVTLVCQSNWMDTFLLCKEGAADPPLRLRAEYRAPWYQAEFSMRAVTSALGGTYRCYGSHSSSPYLLSRPSAPLDLVVSGPSGGPSSPPSGPRSPAGGPEDQPLTPMDPGPQSGLGRSLKILVGVSVPLLLLLLLLLLRHQCRGQCRKAGLSTAVTSPEATQGHQVAASESSQFVTYAQLKDLNLREGTATAPSSQGLERPAESSVYATLAIH; from the exons ATGAGGTCCACCCTGCCTGTCCTCCTGTGCCTCG GGCTGAGTCTGCAACAGAGTCCCCGGGGGTCTTCAG GGACCCTCCCCAAGCCCACCCTCTGGGCTGAGCCAGGCTCTGTCATGCACCAGGGGAGGGCAGTTACCATCTCTTGTCAGGGGACACAGAAGGCCCAGAAGTACTGTCTCATTAAAGAAAGAAGCTTAAGGCCCACATGCAAACCTGCTTCGCTGGACCCAGAGAACAAGGCCAagttccccatccccaccatgaGTGAGCGCCATGTGGGGAAATACCAGTGCTACTATCTCAGCCCTGCTGGGTGGTCAGAGCGCAGTGACCCACTGGAGCTGGTGGTGGTGACAG GATTCTACAGCAAACCCAGGCtctcagccctgcccagccctgtggTGACCTCAGGAGGGAAGGTGACCCTCCAGTGTGGCTCAGGGCAGGGATATGACAGGTTTGTTCTAGCCAAGGAAGGAGGACACCACCTCACCTGGACCCTGGACTCACAGCGACACCCCAGTGGGCAGttccaggcccagttcccagtGGGCCTCCTGACTCCCAGCCACAGGTGGACATTCACATGTTACGGCTATTTCAGGAGCAAACCCCAGGTGTGGTCAGGACCCAGTGACCCACTAGAGCTGCTGGTCTCAG gggtgtccaggaagccctccctccTGACCCAGCAGGGCCCTGTCCTGGCCCCTGGAGAGAACCTGACCCTCCAGTGTCACTCAGACGTCACCTATGACAGATTCACTCTGTCCAAGGAGGGGGCACAGGACCTCCCCCAGCGCcctgcccagcagccccaggCTGGGCTCTCTCAGGCCGACTTCCTGCTGGGCCCTGTGAGCAGCTCCCACGGGGGTCGGTACAGGTGCTACGGTGGACACAGCCTCTCCTCTGAGTGGTCAGCCCCCAGTGACCCCCTGGACATCCTGGTCTCAG gACAGCTCCCTGGCACACCCTCCCTCTCAGTGCAGCCTGGTCCCACAGTGTCCTCAGGAGGGAATGTCACCCTGGTGTGCCAGTCAAACTGGATGGACACTTTCCTCCTGTGCAAGGAGGGGGCAGCTGATCCCCCCCTGCGTCTGAGAGCAGAGTACCGAGCCCCATGGTACCAGGCAGAATTCTccatgagagctgtgacctcagCCCTCGGGGGGACCTACAGGTGCTATGGCTCTCACAGCTCATCCCCCTACCTGCTGTCACGGCCCAGTGCCCCCCTGGACCTGGTGGTCTCAG GACCCTCTGGGGGACCCAGCTCACCACCCTCAGGACCCAGGTCACCAGCTG gaGGCCCTGAGGACCAGCCCCTCACCCCCATGGACCCAGGACCCCAGAGTG GACTGGGAAGGAGTCTGAAGATTCTGGTGGGGGTCTCAGttcccctcctcctgctgctcctcctcctcctcctgcgaCACCAGTGTCGGGGACAATGCAGGAAGGCAG GGCTCAGCACTGCTGTCACCTCCCCAGAGGCCACCCAAGGCCACCAG GTGGCTGCATCTGAATCCTCCCAATTTGTGACCTACGCCCAGCTGAAGGACCTCAACCTCAGAGAGGGGACAGCCACTGCTCCTTCCTCCCAGGGACTGGAGCGTCCAGCTGAGTCCAGTGTCTACGCCACCCTGGCCATCCACTAG
- the LOC114081974 gene encoding leukocyte immunoglobulin-like receptor subfamily A member 6 isoform X2, which translates to MRSTLPVLLCLGLSLQQSPRGSSGTLPKPTLWAEPGSVMHQGRAVTISCQGTQKAQKYCLIKERSLRPTCKPASLDPENKAKFPIPTMSERHVGKYQCYYLSPAGWSERSDPLELVVVTGFYSKPRLSALPSPVVTSGGKVTLQCGSGQGYDRFVLAKEGGHHLTWTLDSQRHPSGQFQAQFPVGLLTPSHRWTFTCYGYFRSKPQVWSGPSDPLELLVSGVSRKPSLLTQQGPVLAPGENLTLQCHSDVTYDRFTLSKEGAQDLPQRPAQQPQAGLSQADFLLGPVSSSHGGRYRCYGGHSLSSEWSAPSDPLDILVSGQLPGTPSLSVQPGPTVSSGGNVTLVCQSNWMDTFLLCKEGAADPPLRLRAEYRAPWYQAEFSMRAVTSALGGTYRCYGSHSSSPYLLSRPSAPLDLVVSGGPEDQPLTPMDPGPQSGLGRSLKILVGVSVPLLLLLLLLLLRHQCRGQCRKAGLSTAVTSPEATQGHQSPADEDPWGVTYAEVSHSRQGQGGMSPLSPESGPFLVMKDTAEGEDSLQECQVAASESSQFVTYAQLKDLNLREGTATAPSSQGLERPAESSVYATLAIH; encoded by the exons ATGAGGTCCACCCTGCCTGTCCTCCTGTGCCTCG GGCTGAGTCTGCAACAGAGTCCCCGGGGGTCTTCAG GGACCCTCCCCAAGCCCACCCTCTGGGCTGAGCCAGGCTCTGTCATGCACCAGGGGAGGGCAGTTACCATCTCTTGTCAGGGGACACAGAAGGCCCAGAAGTACTGTCTCATTAAAGAAAGAAGCTTAAGGCCCACATGCAAACCTGCTTCGCTGGACCCAGAGAACAAGGCCAagttccccatccccaccatgaGTGAGCGCCATGTGGGGAAATACCAGTGCTACTATCTCAGCCCTGCTGGGTGGTCAGAGCGCAGTGACCCACTGGAGCTGGTGGTGGTGACAG GATTCTACAGCAAACCCAGGCtctcagccctgcccagccctgtggTGACCTCAGGAGGGAAGGTGACCCTCCAGTGTGGCTCAGGGCAGGGATATGACAGGTTTGTTCTAGCCAAGGAAGGAGGACACCACCTCACCTGGACCCTGGACTCACAGCGACACCCCAGTGGGCAGttccaggcccagttcccagtGGGCCTCCTGACTCCCAGCCACAGGTGGACATTCACATGTTACGGCTATTTCAGGAGCAAACCCCAGGTGTGGTCAGGACCCAGTGACCCACTAGAGCTGCTGGTCTCAG gggtgtccaggaagccctccctccTGACCCAGCAGGGCCCTGTCCTGGCCCCTGGAGAGAACCTGACCCTCCAGTGTCACTCAGACGTCACCTATGACAGATTCACTCTGTCCAAGGAGGGGGCACAGGACCTCCCCCAGCGCcctgcccagcagccccaggCTGGGCTCTCTCAGGCCGACTTCCTGCTGGGCCCTGTGAGCAGCTCCCACGGGGGTCGGTACAGGTGCTACGGTGGACACAGCCTCTCCTCTGAGTGGTCAGCCCCCAGTGACCCCCTGGACATCCTGGTCTCAG gACAGCTCCCTGGCACACCCTCCCTCTCAGTGCAGCCTGGTCCCACAGTGTCCTCAGGAGGGAATGTCACCCTGGTGTGCCAGTCAAACTGGATGGACACTTTCCTCCTGTGCAAGGAGGGGGCAGCTGATCCCCCCCTGCGTCTGAGAGCAGAGTACCGAGCCCCATGGTACCAGGCAGAATTCTccatgagagctgtgacctcagCCCTCGGGGGGACCTACAGGTGCTATGGCTCTCACAGCTCATCCCCCTACCTGCTGTCACGGCCCAGTGCCCCCCTGGACCTGGTGGTCTCAG gaGGCCCTGAGGACCAGCCCCTCACCCCCATGGACCCAGGACCCCAGAGTG GACTGGGAAGGAGTCTGAAGATTCTGGTGGGGGTCTCAGttcccctcctcctgctgctcctcctcctcctcctgcgaCACCAGTGTCGGGGACAATGCAGGAAGGCAG GGCTCAGCACTGCTGTCACCTCCCCAGAGGCCACCCAAGGCCACCAG AGCCCTGCAGATGAAGACCCCTGGGGTGTCACCTATGCTGAGGTGTCACACTCTAGACAGGGGCAAGGAGGAATGTCACCTTTGTCACCTGAGTCAGGGCCATTCCTGGTCATGAAGGACACAGCAGAGGGAGAGGACAGCCTGCAGGAATGCCAG GTGGCTGCATCTGAATCCTCCCAATTTGTGACCTACGCCCAGCTGAAGGACCTCAACCTCAGAGAGGGGACAGCCACTGCTCCTTCCTCCCAGGGACTGGAGCGTCCAGCTGAGTCCAGTGTCTACGCCACCCTGGCCATCCACTAG